The Streptomyces sp. NBC_00335 DNA window CGACCTCGCCGGGTGGCCGCAAGGTCGCGGTGAAGGTGATCCGGCCCGAGTTGGCCGACAGTCCCCAGTTCCGGGTCCGGTTCGCCCGTGAGGTCGATGCGGCGCGTCAGGTCGGCGGGTTCCACACGGCCCAGGTCGTCGACGCCGATCCCGAGGCGGACTCCCCCTGGCTGGTCACCGCGTACATACCGGGGCCCACCTTGCAGCAGGTCGTCGCCGAGAACGGCCCGCTCGCGCCGGACGCGGTCCTGCGGATCGGTGCCGGTCTCGCCGAGGGGCTCGAAGCGATCCACCGCTGCGGCCTGGTCCACCGGGACCTCAAGCCCGGGAACGTGATCCTCGCCGAAGACGGCCCCCGCATCATCGACTTCGGCGTCGCCCACGCCCCGGGAGCCGAGGCGATGACCCGTACCGGCACGGTCATCGGCACCTACGCCTACATGTCGCCCGAGCAGATCCGGGCCGACCGGGTCTCGCCCGCCAGCGACGTGTTCGCACTCGGCTCGGTCCTGGCCTTCGCCGCCACGGGCCGCAGCCCCTTCGACGCGACGAGCGTGCCGGCCATCGTCCACCGGGTCACCGGCGAACCGCCCCTGCTCGACGGTCTCTTCGGCCCCCTGCGCGACCTGGTCGCCGCATGCCTGGCCAAGGACCCGGCGGGCCGGCCGTCCACCGCCGAGGTCCTGACCCGGCTATCGGTCACCGGCGCCGGCGGCGGCGCGGACGCGGCACCCCGTGTCCCGTTCCACGACCTGCCCACCGCGCCGGGTTCCGAGTCCGCCGCCGCACCGGGCGCCCTGCCCGGAGTCCTGCCCGGAGCCCTGCCCAGCACCTCGCCCGTTGCCGGCGAGGTCTCCGCCAGGACGCCGTCCCGGCGCACGCTGCTGTTCGGCGGACTGGCCGCCGGTGCGACCGCGGTCGCCGTTCCCGCGTACTTCCTGTGGCGGGGGACGGGCAAGGACGCGGATCCCGGCAAGCCCGTCGCCCGCCTCGGCGGCCACACCGGCGAGGTCGGCTGCCTCGCCTTCGCCCCGGACGGCAAGGCCCTGGCCAGCGGCAGCCGCGACGGCACGGTGAGGCTGTGGGACGTGGCCACCGGCCGCACGATGACGACGTTCAGGGGACACACCGACAACGTCATGTCCCTGGCCTGCAGTCCGGACGGCCGGACGCTGTACTCCGGTGGCTTCGACAAGACCTTGCGGCGCTGGGACCTGCGCACCGGCAAGCCGATGAGCGTCGCCGCCTCGTACAACGGCGAGCAGGACTACGTCGGCTGTCTGGCCTTCAGTCCGGACGGTGAGGTCCTTGCCGTGGGCGTTGGGGGCAGGTTCGAGCTCATCACCCCGTCCACCGGCCGGACCATCGCCACCCTCAACGGGCCGGGAGGCGTGACCGGTGTCTCGTTCAGCCCGGACGGCAAGCTCGTGGCCGGCGTGGGATCCGAAGGCCGTCCCAAGATCTGGCTCTGGGCAGCCGACACCGGCCGCCACCTCAAGACCCTCACCGGAGTGGGGGAAGACCACTTCAACGCGGTGCTGTTCAGCCCGGACGGCAAGTCCGTCGCCGGCGCCGGACCCGGCATCCAGGTGTGGGACCTGTCCACCGAGCAGCAGACGGCGACCCTCACCGACACCCATCCGTACGTCTCCACGGCGGCGTACCGCCCGGGGGGCGCGATGATCGCGGGGGCCGGAGGGGTGCGCGAGCCCAACATCCAGGACGACACGGGCAAGACCGTCAGTCTCTGGGACCTGGCCGCCGGGCGCGTCACCACGACCCTGACCGGCACCATGCCGAAGTCCCCGATGGACACCTACACCTCGGCGGTGGTCTTCAGCCCGGACGGCAAGACGCTGGCGGCCAGCCTCGACCAGGTCGGTGCGACCGACGAGGCGGGCCACTCGATCCAGCTCTGGAAGATTCCCTAGCTTCCCCGGCTTCCCGGGCTTCCCCGGGTTGCTCTGGATTTCTCTGGTTTCGTCGGCTTCCCTGCCTGCCCCACCTCTCCAACGGACGGTACTCATGGACGCGTTGTTGCCCGGCGATCCCCAGTGGGTCGGTCCTTATCGGCTGGACGGCCGGTTGGGCGCGGGCGGCATGGGCCAGGTCTACCTCGCCACGTCGCCGGGCGGCCGCAAGGTCGCCGTGAAGCTCATCAGGCCCGAGCTGGCCGCCACGCCCCAGTTCCGGGTCCGGTTCGCGCGTGAGGTCGACGCGGCGCGGCAGGTGGGTGGGTTCCATACGGCCCAGGTCGTCGACGCGGACCCCGAGGCATCCGCTCCGTGGCTCGTCACCGCGTACATCCACGGGCCGACGCTGCAGCAGGTCGTCGCTCAGCGCGGTCCGCTCGCCCCCGAGGAAGTTCGGCGCCTGGGGGCCGGTCTGGCCGAGGGGCTCGCGGCCATTCACGGGTGCGGTCTGGTGCACCGGGACCTGAAACCCGGGAACGTGATCATCGCCGAAGACGGCCCCCGCATCATCGACTTCGGCATCGCCCGCGCCGTGGACGCCAGTTCACTCACCGCCACCGGCTCGGTCATCGGTACGTACGCCTACATGTCGCCCGAGCAGATCCGGGCCGACCGGGCCGGGCCCGCCAGTGACGTGTTCGCGCTCGGCTCGGTCGTGGCCTTCGCGGCCACCGGCCGCAGCCCCTTCGACGCGCCCACCCTCCTGACGGTCGTCCAGCGGATCCTGGACGAGCCGCCCGCGCTCGACGGCGTGGACGGTCGGCTCCGGAGCCTCCTGGACTCCTGCCTCGCCAAGGACCCGGCCGACCGGCCCTCCGTCTCCGACCTCCCCGCCCGGTTCGTGGACGACGCCGGGAGCGGGACCGCCGTCGTCCCTCCGCCCCGGCCGGAGCCGACGGTGGCCCTGACCCCGGCGCGGCATGCCCCGGCCCCGCCCCGTGCGGAACAGCCGCGGCCCGCGACGGTGCGGGACCCGGGGGTGCGCGGGGGAGCCGACGCCGACGCGGATCCGTACGCCGCCACGCGGACGGGCCCTGTCCCGGCAGCGCCCGCAGCGCCCGCAGCGCCCGTACCGTCCGCCCCTGAGCCCTCCGCGCCCGAGCCGGCCACGGCGCGGGTGTCGCGGCGCACGCTCCTCTTCGGCGGCCTCGCGGCCGCCGCGGCCGCGGGGGTCGGAGTCCCCCTCCTCCTGAACCGGGACGACGGCAACTCCCTGGAGGGCCCCAGCGGCATCACCGCGCTCTCCTTCAGCCCGGACGGGAAGACGCTGGCCGCCTCCAGTACGGACGGGAAGATCTGGCGGTGGGACCTGTCCACCCGGCAGAGCACCGTCACCCGCGTCGAGACCCCCAAGTACATGCAGGCCACCGTGTTCAGCCGGGACCTCGCGCTCCTGGTGCGAGCGGAGGAGAACAAGGTCCAGCTGTGGGACGTGGGCACCGGTCGCTCCGTCGCCACGTTCACCGGGGCCCCGACGGGGCCGGCGCAGGAGGGCTTCCTCCATTCCGTCGGCCTCAGCCCGGACGGCAAGACGGTGGCCGCGAGCAGCCGTGAGGGGCTGTACGTCTGGGACGTGCCCTCGGGCCGCGCCCCCACCGTCCACGAGGACGCGAAGAGCGGCCCGGCGGCCTTCAGCCCGGACGGCGGCCTGCTGGTCGGCGGTTTTCCCGTCCAGGTGCGGCAGCTGCCCGCGGACCAGCTCGTGGCCACCGTTTCCGGCGGGCAGAACGAGGACGCGCGGCTCGCGGTGTTCAGCCCCGACGGCCAGATCCTGGCCCTCGCGCAGGTGGACTACACGGTGCGGCTGTGGAACGCCGGTTCCCGCCAGGACCTCGCGTCCTTGGATCGCCACGGCACCGAGATCCTCGCGCTCGCGTTCCACCCCGGCGGCAGGCTGCTGGCCAGTGCGGACTCGGACGGGAAGACCTTCCTGTGGGACACGGCCTCGGGATCGACCACGGCCACCTTCACCGGTGACGGCGAGGTTGCCGCGGTGGCGTTCAGCCCGGACGGGAAGACCCTTGCGGCGGGACTCAGCGGCGGAACCGTCCACCTGTGGCCAGTCCAGGGGCCCTAGAACCTGTCCAGGGGTCCTCGTCAAGGGTCCTGGAACCCGTCCAGGGGGCCTGGCCAGGGGTCCTGGAAGGAGTCCTGGAAGGAGTCCTGGAAGGGGCCACCGTCACCCGGTGGGCCCCTCCGGTCACCGCACCAAGGCTGTTCGAAACTAAGGCTGTTCGAAGGC harbors:
- a CDS encoding WD40 repeat domain-containing serine/threonine protein kinase, which translates into the protein MVEPVGPRDPRSVGPYRLEGRLGAGGMGQVYLATSPGGRKVAVKVIRPELADSPQFRVRFAREVDAARQVGGFHTAQVVDADPEADSPWLVTAYIPGPTLQQVVAENGPLAPDAVLRIGAGLAEGLEAIHRCGLVHRDLKPGNVILAEDGPRIIDFGVAHAPGAEAMTRTGTVIGTYAYMSPEQIRADRVSPASDVFALGSVLAFAATGRSPFDATSVPAIVHRVTGEPPLLDGLFGPLRDLVAACLAKDPAGRPSTAEVLTRLSVTGAGGGADAAPRVPFHDLPTAPGSESAAAPGALPGVLPGALPSTSPVAGEVSARTPSRRTLLFGGLAAGATAVAVPAYFLWRGTGKDADPGKPVARLGGHTGEVGCLAFAPDGKALASGSRDGTVRLWDVATGRTMTTFRGHTDNVMSLACSPDGRTLYSGGFDKTLRRWDLRTGKPMSVAASYNGEQDYVGCLAFSPDGEVLAVGVGGRFELITPSTGRTIATLNGPGGVTGVSFSPDGKLVAGVGSEGRPKIWLWAADTGRHLKTLTGVGEDHFNAVLFSPDGKSVAGAGPGIQVWDLSTEQQTATLTDTHPYVSTAAYRPGGAMIAGAGGVREPNIQDDTGKTVSLWDLAAGRVTTTLTGTMPKSPMDTYTSAVVFSPDGKTLAASLDQVGATDEAGHSIQLWKIP
- a CDS encoding WD40 repeat domain-containing serine/threonine protein kinase, with translation MDALLPGDPQWVGPYRLDGRLGAGGMGQVYLATSPGGRKVAVKLIRPELAATPQFRVRFAREVDAARQVGGFHTAQVVDADPEASAPWLVTAYIHGPTLQQVVAQRGPLAPEEVRRLGAGLAEGLAAIHGCGLVHRDLKPGNVIIAEDGPRIIDFGIARAVDASSLTATGSVIGTYAYMSPEQIRADRAGPASDVFALGSVVAFAATGRSPFDAPTLLTVVQRILDEPPALDGVDGRLRSLLDSCLAKDPADRPSVSDLPARFVDDAGSGTAVVPPPRPEPTVALTPARHAPAPPRAEQPRPATVRDPGVRGGADADADPYAATRTGPVPAAPAAPAAPVPSAPEPSAPEPATARVSRRTLLFGGLAAAAAAGVGVPLLLNRDDGNSLEGPSGITALSFSPDGKTLAASSTDGKIWRWDLSTRQSTVTRVETPKYMQATVFSRDLALLVRAEENKVQLWDVGTGRSVATFTGAPTGPAQEGFLHSVGLSPDGKTVAASSREGLYVWDVPSGRAPTVHEDAKSGPAAFSPDGGLLVGGFPVQVRQLPADQLVATVSGGQNEDARLAVFSPDGQILALAQVDYTVRLWNAGSRQDLASLDRHGTEILALAFHPGGRLLASADSDGKTFLWDTASGSTTATFTGDGEVAAVAFSPDGKTLAAGLSGGTVHLWPVQGP